A genomic window from Rhodococcus sp. KBS0724 includes:
- a CDS encoding 6,7-dimethyl-8-ribityllumazine synthase, translated as MSDIQGQRIAFIQATWHRNIVDRARDGFTDEIVGLGYARDSVDFFEVPGAFEIPLHARRLAQTGRYQAIVAAGLVVDGGIYRHDFVATAVIDGLMRVQLDTDVPVFSVVLTPHNFHEHAEHVDYFSTHFVKKGAEAARAVDATVTSLKALPTA; from the coding sequence ATGAGTGACATCCAGGGACAGCGCATCGCGTTCATTCAGGCGACGTGGCATCGCAACATCGTGGACCGTGCACGTGACGGATTCACAGACGAAATCGTCGGCTTGGGCTACGCCCGCGACTCAGTCGATTTCTTCGAGGTGCCGGGCGCTTTCGAGATCCCGCTGCACGCTCGCCGTTTGGCGCAGACGGGCCGTTACCAGGCAATTGTTGCTGCTGGTCTCGTCGTCGACGGCGGCATCTACCGCCACGATTTTGTGGCGACAGCCGTCATCGACGGTTTGATGCGAGTGCAGCTTGATACCGATGTGCCGGTCTTCTCCGTCGTCCTGACGCCGCACAACTTCCATGAGCATGCTGAGCATGTCGACTACTTCAGCACCCATTTCGTGAAGAAAGGTGCCGAAGCCGCTCGCGCTGTGGACGCCACAGTCACCTCGCTGAAGGCTCTGCCGACCGCCTAG
- a CDS encoding FAD-dependent oxidoreductase, with translation MSTPKAPAKPAILSVDDDPGVSRAVVRDLRERYGEKYRIIRAESGDQALETLREMKLRGDAVAVIVADYRMPGLSGIEFLEQAMDLYPIARRVLLTAYADTDAAIDAINVVDLDHYLLKPWDPPEEKLYPVIDALLDAWAGSSHHPTEETKVVGHRWSGRSSDVREFLARNQLAYRWYMSDEPEGQRLLAAAGADELNLPVVIAPNGDVLVEPTDTELADKLGLSTTLSEDFYDLVVVGGGPAGLGAALYGASEGLRTVLIERRATGGQAGQSSRIENYLGFPDGVSGSQLADRARRQASKFGAEVITARDVTGLEINGSARTVRFDDGTSVDAHSVILATGVSYRQLSAPGLDTFTGRGVYYGSAVTEAARCSEQDVYIVGGANSAGQAAVYLSRGARSVTILIRGASLEASMSYYLIQQIEKNPKISVRACTEVIAADGDDHLERITLLNRATGEEETVDAQWLFIFIGAAPLTDWLGDVVVRDRHGFILAGPDLTADGITPQGWPLDRAPHHLETSVPGVFVAGDVHAESAKRVASAVGEGAMAVMFVHRYLAQP, from the coding sequence GTGAGCACGCCGAAAGCACCTGCCAAACCAGCTATCCTCAGCGTCGACGACGACCCCGGGGTTTCCCGGGCCGTGGTCCGTGACCTTCGTGAACGCTACGGCGAGAAATATCGAATCATCCGCGCCGAATCGGGCGATCAGGCGCTCGAAACTCTGCGCGAAATGAAGCTTCGCGGGGACGCTGTCGCCGTTATCGTCGCCGACTACCGCATGCCCGGTTTGAGCGGAATCGAATTCCTCGAACAGGCAATGGATCTCTACCCCATAGCTCGACGCGTCCTTCTGACGGCGTATGCAGATACTGATGCCGCGATCGACGCCATCAACGTCGTCGACCTCGATCACTACCTACTCAAACCTTGGGATCCTCCGGAAGAAAAGCTCTACCCGGTCATCGACGCCCTCCTTGACGCCTGGGCCGGCTCCAGCCACCACCCCACGGAGGAGACCAAAGTCGTCGGCCATCGTTGGTCTGGTCGATCCTCGGATGTTCGAGAGTTCCTGGCGCGCAATCAACTTGCTTACCGCTGGTACATGTCGGACGAGCCTGAGGGACAACGACTCCTTGCCGCCGCAGGAGCCGACGAACTTAACCTTCCCGTCGTCATTGCTCCGAACGGTGACGTACTGGTTGAGCCGACGGATACCGAACTCGCGGACAAGCTCGGCCTCAGCACCACCCTGTCGGAGGATTTCTACGATTTGGTTGTCGTCGGCGGTGGGCCCGCGGGGTTAGGTGCGGCGCTCTATGGAGCCTCCGAGGGCCTGAGGACAGTCCTTATCGAACGACGCGCCACCGGCGGGCAAGCGGGTCAAAGCTCTCGTATCGAAAACTATCTCGGCTTCCCCGACGGCGTTTCCGGATCACAGTTGGCCGATCGCGCACGAAGGCAGGCATCAAAGTTCGGCGCCGAGGTCATCACAGCCCGCGATGTGACGGGCCTCGAGATCAACGGGTCTGCTCGCACAGTTCGTTTCGACGACGGCACGTCCGTCGACGCGCACTCGGTCATCTTGGCTACCGGTGTTTCGTACCGCCAGCTTTCGGCCCCCGGTCTCGACACCTTCACCGGCCGAGGCGTGTACTACGGGTCTGCCGTCACCGAAGCCGCGCGTTGTAGCGAGCAGGACGTCTACATTGTGGGCGGGGCGAACTCCGCAGGCCAAGCAGCCGTTTATCTTTCACGCGGAGCGCGATCCGTCACCATACTCATCCGTGGCGCTTCACTCGAAGCATCCATGTCCTACTACCTGATTCAGCAGATCGAGAAGAACCCGAAGATCTCGGTCCGCGCGTGCACAGAAGTAATCGCGGCTGACGGCGACGATCATCTCGAGCGAATAACGCTGCTGAACAGAGCAACTGGCGAAGAAGAGACCGTCGACGCGCAGTGGCTGTTCATCTTCATCGGCGCCGCTCCGCTGACGGATTGGCTGGGCGACGTGGTCGTTCGAGATCGCCATGGATTTATCCTCGCAGGACCCGACCTCACCGCCGACGGCATCACACCGCAAGGGTGGCCCCTCGATCGAGCACCCCACCACCTCGAAACCAGCGTTCCCGGAGTCTTTGTCGCCGGCGACGTACACGCCGAATCAGCCAAGCGGGTCGCGTCGGCTGTCGGCGAAGGAGCGATGGCCGTGATGTTCGTCCACCGCTATCTCGCTCAACCATAG
- a CDS encoding ATP-binding protein — protein MSVPECSPELLRTLFLFEKLSDDQLETLCQSGHITEIDRGQVYLEGDPASCFYVLIEGELIMSKLSGGEDIEMVRTSQRGVYSGGWTSYLGDRVPQIYSASLRVTKPSTFFVLDADKFGEVVREWFPMAVHLLEGVFFGNQNTRQIMDQRERLLALGSLSAGLTHELNNPAAAAVRATASLRERVAGMRHKLGMIATGFYDRDALVALMRMQEEVAEVVAKAPTLTPLEASDREDSLGEWFEDHSIRDGWDLAPTFVQAGLDTDWLETVAAAVDESVLEGAIRWLNYTIESELLMNEIADSTTRISTLVGAAKQYSQMDRAPFQTIDVHELLDSTLIMLGQKIGDITVVKEYDRTLPPIDAYAGELNQVWTNLIDNAVAAMDGTGTLTVRTSRDGDRVCVEICDTGPGIPDDVIDRIFQPFFTTKPVGEGTGLGLDISWRIVVGKHHGELRVTSEPGDTRFRVLLPISGPERNHVDDAE, from the coding sequence ATGTCTGTTCCAGAATGCAGTCCAGAACTTCTTCGCACACTTTTTCTGTTCGAGAAGCTCAGCGATGATCAACTCGAAACACTCTGCCAGAGTGGCCACATCACTGAAATCGACCGTGGCCAGGTCTACCTCGAAGGCGACCCGGCTTCGTGCTTCTACGTCCTGATCGAGGGCGAACTGATCATGTCGAAACTCTCGGGCGGCGAAGACATCGAGATGGTGCGCACCTCCCAGAGAGGCGTCTACTCCGGCGGCTGGACGTCGTACTTGGGTGACCGCGTACCGCAAATCTATTCGGCGTCGCTGCGGGTAACCAAGCCGTCGACGTTCTTTGTTCTCGATGCCGACAAGTTCGGTGAGGTAGTGCGCGAATGGTTCCCGATGGCGGTTCATCTTCTCGAAGGAGTGTTTTTCGGTAACCAGAACACCCGCCAGATCATGGATCAACGTGAGCGTCTCCTTGCCCTCGGATCCCTCTCTGCCGGATTGACCCACGAACTGAACAATCCTGCCGCCGCTGCAGTACGAGCCACTGCGTCTCTGCGTGAACGGGTTGCCGGAATGCGCCACAAACTGGGGATGATTGCCACAGGCTTCTACGACCGCGATGCGCTTGTCGCCCTTATGCGTATGCAAGAGGAAGTCGCCGAAGTTGTTGCCAAGGCTCCCACGCTCACTCCACTTGAAGCGTCCGATCGGGAGGACTCGCTGGGCGAATGGTTCGAGGACCATTCCATCCGCGACGGTTGGGACCTAGCACCAACCTTCGTACAAGCAGGCCTCGATACCGACTGGCTCGAGACTGTTGCCGCAGCCGTGGACGAGTCTGTGCTCGAGGGTGCAATTCGTTGGTTGAACTACACCATCGAATCCGAGTTGCTGATGAACGAGATCGCAGATTCCACCACGCGAATCTCCACGCTTGTCGGTGCGGCCAAACAGTATTCGCAGATGGACCGCGCTCCCTTTCAGACTATCGACGTTCACGAATTGCTTGACAGCACTCTGATCATGTTGGGACAGAAGATCGGTGACATCACCGTCGTCAAGGAATACGACCGGACTCTGCCTCCCATCGATGCTTACGCCGGCGAACTCAATCAAGTGTGGACCAACCTGATCGACAACGCTGTCGCCGCCATGGATGGCACTGGAACCTTGACTGTTCGCACCAGCCGGGATGGTGATCGAGTCTGCGTCGAGATCTGCGACACCGGACCAGGAATCCCCGACGACGTCATCGACAGAATCTTCCAGCCCTTCTTCACCACCAAGCCTGTCGGAGAAGGAACGGGCTTGGGCTTGGATATTTCGTGGCGCATCGTTGTCGGTAAACACCATGGTGAACTCCGGGTCACATCCGAGCCCGGAGACACCCGCTTCCGCGTCCTTCTGCCCATATCCGGACCAGAACGCAACCACGTCGACGACGCCGAGTAG
- a CDS encoding Lrp/AsnC family transcriptional regulator: MLSIDKLDVQLLGLLSKDSRMSVAELANSLGVARNTVQARMKRMESGGILTGFRPNLDLPEVGIPIQAFVGLELEQGKISAIARSLAELPEVIEIHATTGREDLLVRVATSTHAALQKLAEQIVSLPGVTHSTTTIALTNPLPYRIQPLLEHLTNDAGWGRSTAFPRQQD; encoded by the coding sequence ATGCTCAGCATCGACAAGCTCGACGTCCAGCTACTCGGATTGCTCAGCAAGGATTCGCGCATGAGTGTCGCCGAACTCGCCAACTCGTTGGGGGTAGCCCGCAACACTGTCCAGGCCAGGATGAAGCGGATGGAATCAGGTGGAATTCTGACCGGCTTCCGCCCCAATCTCGATCTCCCCGAAGTCGGTATTCCCATTCAGGCCTTTGTGGGCCTCGAATTGGAGCAGGGAAAGATCAGCGCCATCGCGAGGAGCCTGGCCGAGTTGCCCGAGGTAATCGAAATTCACGCCACCACCGGACGCGAGGATCTACTGGTGCGCGTCGCCACCTCCACCCACGCTGCGTTGCAGAAGTTGGCCGAGCAGATCGTCAGCCTTCCGGGTGTCACGCATTCCACCACCACGATCGCGTTGACCAATCCACTTCCCTATCGAATCCAGCCACTGCTCGAGCACCTCACCAACGATGCGGGCTGGGGGCGCTCCACAGCCTTCCCGCGACAGCAGGATTGA
- a CDS encoding UBP-type zinc finger domain-containing protein, protein MTDGLPAGIDPSVPPSGAGCMECDATGGWWVHLRRCAQCGHIGCCDSSPSQHASAHAAATKHPFMQSFEPGEDWFWSFETQEAYDGPELAPPTSHPTSQPTPGPEGRVPADWQQHIH, encoded by the coding sequence ATGACAGACGGACTTCCAGCTGGAATTGATCCGAGCGTGCCGCCGAGTGGTGCCGGGTGCATGGAATGCGACGCAACTGGCGGTTGGTGGGTGCATTTGCGTCGATGTGCTCAGTGCGGTCACATCGGATGTTGCGACTCATCCCCGTCACAACACGCCAGCGCTCACGCAGCTGCCACCAAGCATCCCTTCATGCAGAGTTTCGAACCTGGCGAGGATTGGTTCTGGAGCTTCGAAACCCAGGAAGCCTACGACGGACCTGAATTAGCCCCGCCCACTTCTCATCCCACCAGCCAGCCCACTCCAGGTCCGGAGGGCCGAGTGCCAGCCGATTGGCAGCAACACATCCACTGA
- a CDS encoding DUF3558 domain-containing protein → MLAAVTIGLLTVSCGSTVVGEPERASGQEGLFNPCTDIPDSVIEGVGLDPATESVDIFGVEQPGWKICKWSSDWYFFTIFSNEYTVEQLQANARYVDVESIPIGNRMGVQFHEADDPTLARCFVALAVDQGAVWLSVSTKATYVQTEPTCSLTRRYADALERNLPR, encoded by the coding sequence ATGTTGGCGGCGGTGACCATTGGGTTGCTTACAGTGAGTTGTGGTTCAACCGTTGTGGGTGAGCCTGAGCGCGCATCTGGACAAGAGGGATTGTTCAACCCGTGTACGGACATTCCGGACTCGGTGATTGAGGGAGTGGGTTTGGATCCGGCGACGGAGAGCGTTGATATTTTTGGCGTCGAACAGCCAGGGTGGAAGATTTGTAAATGGTCAAGTGACTGGTACTTCTTCACAATATTCTCGAACGAATACACAGTTGAACAGCTTCAGGCCAATGCGCGGTATGTCGATGTCGAGTCGATACCTATCGGGAACCGGATGGGCGTCCAATTTCACGAAGCAGATGACCCTACGCTTGCTCGCTGTTTCGTAGCGCTTGCAGTGGACCAAGGAGCGGTGTGGCTAAGCGTGAGTACGAAGGCAACATACGTGCAAACCGAACCGACTTGTTCGCTGACGCGAAGATATGCGGATGCACTTGAACGCAACCTACCTCGGTGA
- a CDS encoding DUF3558 domain-containing protein, which translates to MLVWALAGCGSAVEGEAEPLSGQEGLFDPCTDIPDSAIRGVGLDPLTKERDLVGVEELGWKICSWTGPWYFVVVMSNVYSLQDVRSNTDFTGFRDVEIGQRQGVQYSRAQDQVGASCYVATPVEQGTIWLRVSRMGLHPIEESTCTLATRYGAELETYWPH; encoded by the coding sequence ATGTTGGTATGGGCTTTGGCCGGATGCGGCTCAGCCGTGGAGGGGGAGGCTGAGCCGCTATCCGGTCAAGAGGGGTTATTCGATCCGTGTACGGACATTCCGGATTCCGCGATTCGGGGCGTCGGTCTTGATCCGCTGACTAAGGAAAGAGATCTGGTTGGCGTCGAAGAACTCGGGTGGAAGATCTGTTCGTGGACGGGGCCGTGGTATTTCGTTGTCGTTATGTCGAACGTGTACTCATTGCAAGATGTTCGGTCCAACACCGATTTCACCGGATTTCGAGATGTTGAAATTGGACAAAGGCAAGGTGTTCAGTACTCCCGTGCTCAGGATCAAGTTGGTGCGTCCTGCTATGTCGCGACGCCAGTTGAGCAGGGCACGATCTGGCTTCGAGTCTCCCGGATGGGCCTACATCCGATCGAAGAGTCCACATGCACGCTCGCGACGCGATACGGAGCAGAACTTGAAACCTATTGGCCACATTGA